A genomic window from Astatotilapia calliptera chromosome 12, fAstCal1.2, whole genome shotgun sequence includes:
- the ap1b1 gene encoding AP-1 complex subunit beta-1 isoform X2, whose product MQEWANQLCENRQFGSKMTDSKYFTTTKKGEIFELKAELNSDKKEKKKEAVKKVIASMTVGKDVSALFPDVVNCMQTDNLELKKLVYLYLMNYAKSQPDMAIMAVNTFVKDCEDPNPLIRALAVRTMGCIRVDKITEYLCEPLRKCLKDEDPYVRKTAAVCVAKLHDINAQLVEDQGFLDTLKDLISDSNPMVVANAVAALSEIAESHPNSNLMDLNPQTINKLLTALNECTEWGQIFILDCLANYTPRDDRESQSICERVTPRLSHANSAVVLSAVKVLMKFMEMLPKDLDYYGTLLKKLAPPLVTLLSAEPELQYVALRNINLIVQRRPEILKHEMKVFFVKYNDPIYVKLEKLDIMIRLASQANIAQVLAELKEYATEVDVDFVRKAVRAIGRCAIKVEQSAERCVSTLLDLIQTKVNYVVQEAIVVIKDIFRKYPNKYESVIATLCENLDSLDEPEARAAMIWIVGEYAERIDNADELLESFLEGFHDESTQVQLQLLTAIVKLFLKKPTETQELVQQVLSLATQDSDNPDLRDRGYIYWRLLSTDPVAAKEVVLAEKPLISEETDLIEPTLLEELICHIGTLASVYHKPPSAFVEGSRGVQHKRLPGSTESGESESPDTASAAAVSDAPPAVIPSQGDLLGDLLNLDLTPPTTTGPPPPASSGMQMGAMDLLGGGLDSLPPIPLRMDTPQSPQLPHQSPSPPDYSPTELGGDLGGSPAIGAGFGAPPAAMPASFSAPVSGGLDDLFDLGGGVGMPMGAYSAPKTVWLPALKAKGLEISGTFARRSGVIQMEMTLTNKAMSVMTDFAIQFNRNSFGLAPAGPLQVLTPLSPNQSIEVTLPLNTVGPVMKMEPLNNLQVAVKNNIDVFYFSCQYPISMLFVEDGKMERQVFLATWKDIPNDSEAQFQIKDCHLSSDAASNKLQGSNIFTIAKRTVDGQDMLYQSMKLTNGIWVLTEMRVQAGNPVYTVSLKCRAAEVSQWVFQSYEAVLKN is encoded by the exons GAGAATCGACAATTTGGATCCAAGATGACGGACTCCAAGTACTTCACCACTACCAAGAAAG GGGAGATCTTTGAGCTCAAAGCAGAGCTCAATAGTgataagaaagagaagaagaaggaggctgTAAAGAAGGTCATTGCATCCATGACGGTGGGCAAGGATGTCAG TGCTCTGTTCCCAGATGTTGTGAACTGCATGCAGACAGATAAcctggaactgaagaagctggTCTACCTCTACTTGATGAACTACGCAAAAAGCCAGCCAGACATGGCGATCATGGCTGTTAACACCTTTGTGAAG GACTGTGAAGACCCCAACCCTCTCATCCGGGCTCTTGCTGTTCGTACCATGGGCTGCATCCGTGTGGACAAGATCACAGAGTACCTCTGTGAGCCTTTGAGAAAATGTCTGAAGGATGAAGACCCATATGTGAGGAAGACGGCTGCTGTTTGTGTAGCAAAGCTTCATGATATCAATGCCCAGTTGGTGGAggatcagggcttcctggacaCCCTTAAAGATCTCATCTCTGACTCCAACCCTATG GTTGTCGCAAATGCAGTAGCAGCGCTGTCTGAGATTGCTGAGTCTCATCCCAATAGTAATCTAATGGACCTGAACCCTCAGACCATAAACAAGTTGCTGACAGCTCTTAATGAGTGCACAGAGTGGGGACAGATATTCATTCTTGACTGTCTGGCCAATTACACACCTCGTGATGACCGGGAGTCCCAAAG CATCTGTGAGCGTGTGACCCCACGGCTCTCGCATGCCAACTCTGCAGTGGTGTTGTCAGCGGTTAAAGTTTTAATGAAGTTCATGGAGATGCTGCCCAAAGACTTGGACTATTATGGCACTTTACTGAAGAAGCTCGCTCCTCCACTGGTTACACTCCTCTCTGCTGAGCCTGAGTTGCAGTATGTGGCACTGAGAAACATCAATCTCATTGTCCAGAGACG CCCAGAGATCCTGAAGCACGAAATGAAGGTTTTCTTTGTCAAGTACAATGACCCCATCTACGTCAAACTGGAGAAGCTGGACATTATGATTCGCCTAGCATCTCAAGCCAATATTGCTCAG GTGCTGGCAGAGTTGAAGGAATATGCCACTGAGGTGGATGTGGACTTTGTGCGTAAAGCGGTCAGAGCCATTGGCCGCTGTGCCATCAAAGTTGAG CAATCAGCCGAGCGCTGTGTCAGCACACTGCTAGACCTCATCCAGACTAAGGTCAACTATGTGGTGCAAGAGGCCATTGTGGTCATCAAGGACATCTTCCGCAAGTACCCTAACAA GTACGAGAGTGTGATTGCCACTCTGTGTGAAAATCTGGACTCTCTGGATGAGCCGGAGGCGCGTGCCGCCATGATCTGGATTGTAGGAGAGTACGCTGAGCGCATCGACAATGCTGATGAGCtgctggagagctttttggagGGTTTCCACGATGAAAGCACTCAG GTGCAGTTGCAGCTCCTGACTGCAATCGTCAAATTGTTCCTGAAAAAGCCAACGGAGACCCAAGAGCTGGTGCAGCAGGTGCTAAGCCTAGCCACACAG gactctgatAACCCAGATCTAAGAGACCGAGGCTACATCTACTGGCGTCTGCTCTCCACAGACCCTGTGGCTGCCAAAGAGGTGGTTCTGGCTGAGAAGCCGCTGATCTCTGAGGAGACAGATCTGATTGAGCCTACACTGCTGGAGGAACTTATCTGCCACATTGGTACTCTGGCCTCTGTCTACCACAAGCCTCCCAGTGCCTTTGTTGAGGGCAGCCGCGGAGTTCAGCACAAGAGACTCCCTGGCAGTACTGAATC TGGGGAGAGTGAGAGCCCTGACacagcttctgctgctgcagtttcTGATGCCCCTCCGGCTGTCATCCCATCCCAGGGAGACCTGCTGGGAGATCTTCTCAATCTCGACCTGACACCTCCCACCACCACtggaccaccaccaccagcctcTAGTGGCATGCAAATGGGTGCTATGGACCTTCTTGGAGGAGGACTTGACAGCCTG CCGCCCATTCCCCTGCGGATGGACACTCCTCAGTCACCTCAGCTCCCACATCAATCCCCATCGCCCCCAGATTACAGCCCCACTGAG CTTGGAGGAGACCTTGGTGGAAGTCCTGCT ATTGGGGCTGGTTTTGGTGCTCCCCCAGCTGCAATGCCAGCCTCTTTCAGTGCCCCTGTCAGCGGCGGTCTGGATGACCTGTTTGATCTCGGAGGGGGAGTTGGTATGCCTATGGGAGCCTACAGCGCCCCCAAAACT GTTTGGCTTCCAGCTTTGAAGGCCAAGGGCTTGGAGATATCAGGCACTTTCGCCCGCCGTTCTGGGGTCATCCAAATGGAGATGACCCTCACCAATAAAGCTATGAGTGTCATGACTGATTTTGCTATACAGTTTAACAGAAACAG CTTTGGTCTCGCTCCAGCTGGTCCACTGCAGGTTCTAACTCCTCTCAGCCCAAACCAGAGTATTGAAGTGACTCTTCCCCTCAATACTGTGGGACCTGTCATGAAGATGGAGCCTCTTAACAACTTGCAG GTGGCTGTTAAGAACAACATTGACGTATTCTACTTCAGCTGCCAGTACCCCATCAGCATGCTGTTTGTAGAGGACGGGAAGATGG AGCGGCAAGTTTTTCTTGCTACATGGAAAGACATTCCTAATGACAGTGAGGCCCAGTTTCAGATCAAAGACTGTCATCTCAGCTCAG ATGCAGCCTCTAACAAACTGCAGGGTAGCAACATCTTCACCATAGCCAAGCGCACAGTGGACGGTCAGGACATGCTGTATCAGTCCATGAAGCTCACCAATGGCATCTGGGTGCTGACTGAGATGAGGGTGCAGGCAGGAAACCCAGTCTACACA
- the ap1b1 gene encoding AP-1 complex subunit beta-1 isoform X3 translates to MTDSKYFTTTKKGEIFELKAELNSDKKEKKKEAVKKVIASMTVGKDVSALFPDVVNCMQTDNLELKKLVYLYLMNYAKSQPDMAIMAVNTFVKDCEDPNPLIRALAVRTMGCIRVDKITEYLCEPLRKCLKDEDPYVRKTAAVCVAKLHDINAQLVEDQGFLDTLKDLISDSNPMVVANAVAALSEIAESHPNSNLMDLNPQTINKLLTALNECTEWGQIFILDCLANYTPRDDRESQSICERVTPRLSHANSAVVLSAVKVLMKFMEMLPKDLDYYGTLLKKLAPPLVTLLSAEPELQYVALRNINLIVQRRPEILKHEMKVFFVKYNDPIYVKLEKLDIMIRLASQANIAQVLAELKEYATEVDVDFVRKAVRAIGRCAIKVEQSAERCVSTLLDLIQTKVNYVVQEAIVVIKDIFRKYPNKYESVIATLCENLDSLDEPEARAAMIWIVGEYAERIDNADELLESFLEGFHDESTQVQLQLLTAIVKLFLKKPTETQELVQQVLSLATQDSDNPDLRDRGYIYWRLLSTDPVAAKEVVLAEKPLISEETDLIEPTLLEELICHIGTLASVYHKPPSAFVEGSRGVQHKRLPGSTESGESESPDTASAAAVSDAPPAVIPSQGDLLGDLLNLDLTPPTTTGPPPPASSGMQMGAMDLLGGGLDSLMGDESEPPPIPLRMDTPQSPQLPHQSPSPPDYSPTELGGDLGGSPAIGAGFGAPPAAMPASFSAPVSGGLDDLFDLGGGVGMPMGAYSAPKTVWLPALKAKGLEISGTFARRSGVIQMEMTLTNKAMSVMTDFAIQFNRNSFGLAPAGPLQVLTPLSPNQSIEVTLPLNTVGPVMKMEPLNNLQVAVKNNIDVFYFSCQYPISMLFVEDGKMERQVFLATWKDIPNDSEAQFQIKDCHLSSDAASNKLQGSNIFTIAKRTVDGQDMLYQSMKLTNGIWVLTEMRVQAGNPVYTVSLKCRAAEVSQWVFQSYEAVLKN, encoded by the exons ATGACGGACTCCAAGTACTTCACCACTACCAAGAAAG GGGAGATCTTTGAGCTCAAAGCAGAGCTCAATAGTgataagaaagagaagaagaaggaggctgTAAAGAAGGTCATTGCATCCATGACGGTGGGCAAGGATGTCAG TGCTCTGTTCCCAGATGTTGTGAACTGCATGCAGACAGATAAcctggaactgaagaagctggTCTACCTCTACTTGATGAACTACGCAAAAAGCCAGCCAGACATGGCGATCATGGCTGTTAACACCTTTGTGAAG GACTGTGAAGACCCCAACCCTCTCATCCGGGCTCTTGCTGTTCGTACCATGGGCTGCATCCGTGTGGACAAGATCACAGAGTACCTCTGTGAGCCTTTGAGAAAATGTCTGAAGGATGAAGACCCATATGTGAGGAAGACGGCTGCTGTTTGTGTAGCAAAGCTTCATGATATCAATGCCCAGTTGGTGGAggatcagggcttcctggacaCCCTTAAAGATCTCATCTCTGACTCCAACCCTATG GTTGTCGCAAATGCAGTAGCAGCGCTGTCTGAGATTGCTGAGTCTCATCCCAATAGTAATCTAATGGACCTGAACCCTCAGACCATAAACAAGTTGCTGACAGCTCTTAATGAGTGCACAGAGTGGGGACAGATATTCATTCTTGACTGTCTGGCCAATTACACACCTCGTGATGACCGGGAGTCCCAAAG CATCTGTGAGCGTGTGACCCCACGGCTCTCGCATGCCAACTCTGCAGTGGTGTTGTCAGCGGTTAAAGTTTTAATGAAGTTCATGGAGATGCTGCCCAAAGACTTGGACTATTATGGCACTTTACTGAAGAAGCTCGCTCCTCCACTGGTTACACTCCTCTCTGCTGAGCCTGAGTTGCAGTATGTGGCACTGAGAAACATCAATCTCATTGTCCAGAGACG CCCAGAGATCCTGAAGCACGAAATGAAGGTTTTCTTTGTCAAGTACAATGACCCCATCTACGTCAAACTGGAGAAGCTGGACATTATGATTCGCCTAGCATCTCAAGCCAATATTGCTCAG GTGCTGGCAGAGTTGAAGGAATATGCCACTGAGGTGGATGTGGACTTTGTGCGTAAAGCGGTCAGAGCCATTGGCCGCTGTGCCATCAAAGTTGAG CAATCAGCCGAGCGCTGTGTCAGCACACTGCTAGACCTCATCCAGACTAAGGTCAACTATGTGGTGCAAGAGGCCATTGTGGTCATCAAGGACATCTTCCGCAAGTACCCTAACAA GTACGAGAGTGTGATTGCCACTCTGTGTGAAAATCTGGACTCTCTGGATGAGCCGGAGGCGCGTGCCGCCATGATCTGGATTGTAGGAGAGTACGCTGAGCGCATCGACAATGCTGATGAGCtgctggagagctttttggagGGTTTCCACGATGAAAGCACTCAG GTGCAGTTGCAGCTCCTGACTGCAATCGTCAAATTGTTCCTGAAAAAGCCAACGGAGACCCAAGAGCTGGTGCAGCAGGTGCTAAGCCTAGCCACACAG gactctgatAACCCAGATCTAAGAGACCGAGGCTACATCTACTGGCGTCTGCTCTCCACAGACCCTGTGGCTGCCAAAGAGGTGGTTCTGGCTGAGAAGCCGCTGATCTCTGAGGAGACAGATCTGATTGAGCCTACACTGCTGGAGGAACTTATCTGCCACATTGGTACTCTGGCCTCTGTCTACCACAAGCCTCCCAGTGCCTTTGTTGAGGGCAGCCGCGGAGTTCAGCACAAGAGACTCCCTGGCAGTACTGAATC TGGGGAGAGTGAGAGCCCTGACacagcttctgctgctgcagtttcTGATGCCCCTCCGGCTGTCATCCCATCCCAGGGAGACCTGCTGGGAGATCTTCTCAATCTCGACCTGACACCTCCCACCACCACtggaccaccaccaccagcctcTAGTGGCATGCAAATGGGTGCTATGGACCTTCTTGGAGGAGGACTTGACAGCCTG ATGGGGGATGAGTCTGAGCCG CCGCCCATTCCCCTGCGGATGGACACTCCTCAGTCACCTCAGCTCCCACATCAATCCCCATCGCCCCCAGATTACAGCCCCACTGAG CTTGGAGGAGACCTTGGTGGAAGTCCTGCT ATTGGGGCTGGTTTTGGTGCTCCCCCAGCTGCAATGCCAGCCTCTTTCAGTGCCCCTGTCAGCGGCGGTCTGGATGACCTGTTTGATCTCGGAGGGGGAGTTGGTATGCCTATGGGAGCCTACAGCGCCCCCAAAACT GTTTGGCTTCCAGCTTTGAAGGCCAAGGGCTTGGAGATATCAGGCACTTTCGCCCGCCGTTCTGGGGTCATCCAAATGGAGATGACCCTCACCAATAAAGCTATGAGTGTCATGACTGATTTTGCTATACAGTTTAACAGAAACAG CTTTGGTCTCGCTCCAGCTGGTCCACTGCAGGTTCTAACTCCTCTCAGCCCAAACCAGAGTATTGAAGTGACTCTTCCCCTCAATACTGTGGGACCTGTCATGAAGATGGAGCCTCTTAACAACTTGCAG GTGGCTGTTAAGAACAACATTGACGTATTCTACTTCAGCTGCCAGTACCCCATCAGCATGCTGTTTGTAGAGGACGGGAAGATGG AGCGGCAAGTTTTTCTTGCTACATGGAAAGACATTCCTAATGACAGTGAGGCCCAGTTTCAGATCAAAGACTGTCATCTCAGCTCAG ATGCAGCCTCTAACAAACTGCAGGGTAGCAACATCTTCACCATAGCCAAGCGCACAGTGGACGGTCAGGACATGCTGTATCAGTCCATGAAGCTCACCAATGGCATCTGGGTGCTGACTGAGATGAGGGTGCAGGCAGGAAACCCAGTCTACACA
- the ap1b1 gene encoding AP-1 complex subunit beta-1 isoform X1 codes for MQEWANQLCENRQFGSKMTDSKYFTTTKKGEIFELKAELNSDKKEKKKEAVKKVIASMTVGKDVSALFPDVVNCMQTDNLELKKLVYLYLMNYAKSQPDMAIMAVNTFVKDCEDPNPLIRALAVRTMGCIRVDKITEYLCEPLRKCLKDEDPYVRKTAAVCVAKLHDINAQLVEDQGFLDTLKDLISDSNPMVVANAVAALSEIAESHPNSNLMDLNPQTINKLLTALNECTEWGQIFILDCLANYTPRDDRESQSICERVTPRLSHANSAVVLSAVKVLMKFMEMLPKDLDYYGTLLKKLAPPLVTLLSAEPELQYVALRNINLIVQRRPEILKHEMKVFFVKYNDPIYVKLEKLDIMIRLASQANIAQVLAELKEYATEVDVDFVRKAVRAIGRCAIKVEQSAERCVSTLLDLIQTKVNYVVQEAIVVIKDIFRKYPNKYESVIATLCENLDSLDEPEARAAMIWIVGEYAERIDNADELLESFLEGFHDESTQVQLQLLTAIVKLFLKKPTETQELVQQVLSLATQDSDNPDLRDRGYIYWRLLSTDPVAAKEVVLAEKPLISEETDLIEPTLLEELICHIGTLASVYHKPPSAFVEGSRGVQHKRLPGSTESGESESPDTASAAAVSDAPPAVIPSQGDLLGDLLNLDLTPPTTTGPPPPASSGMQMGAMDLLGGGLDSLMGDESEPPPIPLRMDTPQSPQLPHQSPSPPDYSPTELGGDLGGSPAIGAGFGAPPAAMPASFSAPVSGGLDDLFDLGGGVGMPMGAYSAPKTVWLPALKAKGLEISGTFARRSGVIQMEMTLTNKAMSVMTDFAIQFNRNSFGLAPAGPLQVLTPLSPNQSIEVTLPLNTVGPVMKMEPLNNLQVAVKNNIDVFYFSCQYPISMLFVEDGKMERQVFLATWKDIPNDSEAQFQIKDCHLSSDAASNKLQGSNIFTIAKRTVDGQDMLYQSMKLTNGIWVLTEMRVQAGNPVYTVSLKCRAAEVSQWVFQSYEAVLKN; via the exons GAGAATCGACAATTTGGATCCAAGATGACGGACTCCAAGTACTTCACCACTACCAAGAAAG GGGAGATCTTTGAGCTCAAAGCAGAGCTCAATAGTgataagaaagagaagaagaaggaggctgTAAAGAAGGTCATTGCATCCATGACGGTGGGCAAGGATGTCAG TGCTCTGTTCCCAGATGTTGTGAACTGCATGCAGACAGATAAcctggaactgaagaagctggTCTACCTCTACTTGATGAACTACGCAAAAAGCCAGCCAGACATGGCGATCATGGCTGTTAACACCTTTGTGAAG GACTGTGAAGACCCCAACCCTCTCATCCGGGCTCTTGCTGTTCGTACCATGGGCTGCATCCGTGTGGACAAGATCACAGAGTACCTCTGTGAGCCTTTGAGAAAATGTCTGAAGGATGAAGACCCATATGTGAGGAAGACGGCTGCTGTTTGTGTAGCAAAGCTTCATGATATCAATGCCCAGTTGGTGGAggatcagggcttcctggacaCCCTTAAAGATCTCATCTCTGACTCCAACCCTATG GTTGTCGCAAATGCAGTAGCAGCGCTGTCTGAGATTGCTGAGTCTCATCCCAATAGTAATCTAATGGACCTGAACCCTCAGACCATAAACAAGTTGCTGACAGCTCTTAATGAGTGCACAGAGTGGGGACAGATATTCATTCTTGACTGTCTGGCCAATTACACACCTCGTGATGACCGGGAGTCCCAAAG CATCTGTGAGCGTGTGACCCCACGGCTCTCGCATGCCAACTCTGCAGTGGTGTTGTCAGCGGTTAAAGTTTTAATGAAGTTCATGGAGATGCTGCCCAAAGACTTGGACTATTATGGCACTTTACTGAAGAAGCTCGCTCCTCCACTGGTTACACTCCTCTCTGCTGAGCCTGAGTTGCAGTATGTGGCACTGAGAAACATCAATCTCATTGTCCAGAGACG CCCAGAGATCCTGAAGCACGAAATGAAGGTTTTCTTTGTCAAGTACAATGACCCCATCTACGTCAAACTGGAGAAGCTGGACATTATGATTCGCCTAGCATCTCAAGCCAATATTGCTCAG GTGCTGGCAGAGTTGAAGGAATATGCCACTGAGGTGGATGTGGACTTTGTGCGTAAAGCGGTCAGAGCCATTGGCCGCTGTGCCATCAAAGTTGAG CAATCAGCCGAGCGCTGTGTCAGCACACTGCTAGACCTCATCCAGACTAAGGTCAACTATGTGGTGCAAGAGGCCATTGTGGTCATCAAGGACATCTTCCGCAAGTACCCTAACAA GTACGAGAGTGTGATTGCCACTCTGTGTGAAAATCTGGACTCTCTGGATGAGCCGGAGGCGCGTGCCGCCATGATCTGGATTGTAGGAGAGTACGCTGAGCGCATCGACAATGCTGATGAGCtgctggagagctttttggagGGTTTCCACGATGAAAGCACTCAG GTGCAGTTGCAGCTCCTGACTGCAATCGTCAAATTGTTCCTGAAAAAGCCAACGGAGACCCAAGAGCTGGTGCAGCAGGTGCTAAGCCTAGCCACACAG gactctgatAACCCAGATCTAAGAGACCGAGGCTACATCTACTGGCGTCTGCTCTCCACAGACCCTGTGGCTGCCAAAGAGGTGGTTCTGGCTGAGAAGCCGCTGATCTCTGAGGAGACAGATCTGATTGAGCCTACACTGCTGGAGGAACTTATCTGCCACATTGGTACTCTGGCCTCTGTCTACCACAAGCCTCCCAGTGCCTTTGTTGAGGGCAGCCGCGGAGTTCAGCACAAGAGACTCCCTGGCAGTACTGAATC TGGGGAGAGTGAGAGCCCTGACacagcttctgctgctgcagtttcTGATGCCCCTCCGGCTGTCATCCCATCCCAGGGAGACCTGCTGGGAGATCTTCTCAATCTCGACCTGACACCTCCCACCACCACtggaccaccaccaccagcctcTAGTGGCATGCAAATGGGTGCTATGGACCTTCTTGGAGGAGGACTTGACAGCCTG ATGGGGGATGAGTCTGAGCCG CCGCCCATTCCCCTGCGGATGGACACTCCTCAGTCACCTCAGCTCCCACATCAATCCCCATCGCCCCCAGATTACAGCCCCACTGAG CTTGGAGGAGACCTTGGTGGAAGTCCTGCT ATTGGGGCTGGTTTTGGTGCTCCCCCAGCTGCAATGCCAGCCTCTTTCAGTGCCCCTGTCAGCGGCGGTCTGGATGACCTGTTTGATCTCGGAGGGGGAGTTGGTATGCCTATGGGAGCCTACAGCGCCCCCAAAACT GTTTGGCTTCCAGCTTTGAAGGCCAAGGGCTTGGAGATATCAGGCACTTTCGCCCGCCGTTCTGGGGTCATCCAAATGGAGATGACCCTCACCAATAAAGCTATGAGTGTCATGACTGATTTTGCTATACAGTTTAACAGAAACAG CTTTGGTCTCGCTCCAGCTGGTCCACTGCAGGTTCTAACTCCTCTCAGCCCAAACCAGAGTATTGAAGTGACTCTTCCCCTCAATACTGTGGGACCTGTCATGAAGATGGAGCCTCTTAACAACTTGCAG GTGGCTGTTAAGAACAACATTGACGTATTCTACTTCAGCTGCCAGTACCCCATCAGCATGCTGTTTGTAGAGGACGGGAAGATGG AGCGGCAAGTTTTTCTTGCTACATGGAAAGACATTCCTAATGACAGTGAGGCCCAGTTTCAGATCAAAGACTGTCATCTCAGCTCAG ATGCAGCCTCTAACAAACTGCAGGGTAGCAACATCTTCACCATAGCCAAGCGCACAGTGGACGGTCAGGACATGCTGTATCAGTCCATGAAGCTCACCAATGGCATCTGGGTGCTGACTGAGATGAGGGTGCAGGCAGGAAACCCAGTCTACACA